In Brienomyrus brachyistius isolate T26 chromosome 3, BBRACH_0.4, whole genome shotgun sequence, the following proteins share a genomic window:
- the pwwp2b gene encoding PWWP domain-containing protein 2B produces MEAVAEELRAGSQIPVTIDQIINDTLVVTLSYRDRSYTGILLDCNKKTGLFCLQDITSKQDDLPLQRSNSDVLTEDSCWKPSSEPEQHPTDENTLPEREPGSGPETAPTQVPAPSPVPTGQFPYPPYFEGAPFPQPLWVRHSYGQWVPQPPPRLIKRKKRRSRETGRMTISTIRLRPRQVLCEKCKNTLNSDEDSRDGQSSKTIKKEDADIMKDPKKRDETTNYENKRCRKDKREEEKFPSEIVPHSPVIKISYSTPQGTGEVMKIPSRVHGSVKPFCPKQLIQNGLGTHDKSPEQIDRSGASAASTVPKIKLTRPLPSEREVTSPKIRLRPRAGGEDSLSVYEAELVDGEHRRSSRVQGPALGHSEDSAEKSSLELSSGSSGEGEELERHGDLTLLINFRKRKADSSSLSVCSSDSLDESKSFSSDGTSPELCDFAPGEDIAVSSSSRDESKTVPPLTVRLHTRSMTKCVTEEGHAVAVGDVVWGKIHGFPWWPARILSISSSRREAGGEPKSSWPEAKVSWFGSPTTSQLSVSKLSPFREFFRSRFNRKKKGMYRRAIVEAAKAVGHMTPEITSLISHGET; encoded by the exons ATGGAGGCTGTGGCGGAGGAGCTGCGGGCCGGCTCCCAGATTCCGGTCACCATCGATCAGATCATTAACGACACGCTGGTTGTGACTCTTAGCTACCGGGACAGAAGCTACACGGGAATATTACTCGATTGCAACAAGAA AACTGGCTTGTTTTGTCTTCAAGATATCACATCCAAGCAAGATGATTTGCCTCTTCAAAGGTCCAACAGTGATGTCTTAACCGAGGACTCTTGTTGGAAGCCATCCAGTGAACCAGAGCAGCATCCAACGGATGAAAATACTTTACCAGAGAGAGAGCCTGGTTCAGGTCCTGAAACTGCCCCAACCCAAGTTCCTGCCCCTAGTCCAGTACCCACAGGCCAGTTTCCTTATCCCCCTTATTTTGAAGGAGCCCCATTTCCTCAGCCCTTATGGGTACGGCACAGCTATGGCCAGTGGGTCCCTCAGCCGCCACCACGTTTAATTAAACGAAAGAAGAGGCGGAGCCGTGAAACAGGCAGGATGACCATTAGCACCATCAGACTCCGCCCTCGACAGGTGCTGTGTGAAAAGTGCAAGAACACATTGAACAGCGACGAGGACAGTCGAGACGGGCAGTCATCCAAAACGATCAAGAAGGAAGATGCTGACATTATGAAAGACCCTAAAAAACGTGATGAAACTACAAACTATGAGAATAAAAGGTGTAGGAAGGACAAAAGGGAGGAGGAGAAGTTTCCTTCTGAGATAGTTCCTCATAGTCCAGTTATCAAGATTTCATATAGCACACCACAGGGTACGGGTGAAGTTATGAAAATCCCCTCCAGGGTGCATGGTTCAGTCAAACCTTTTTGCCCCAAGCAATTGATACAGAATGGGCTGGGCACTCATGACAAGAGTCCCGAGCAGATCGACCGGTCAGGAGCCAGCGCAGCTTCAACTGTTCCGAAAATCAAATTGACGAGACCTCTGCCATCTGAACGGGAAGTTACGTCCCCAAAGATTCGACTGAGGCCAAGGGCAGGTGGAGAGGACAGTCTTTCGGTTTACGAGGCAGAGCTAGTGGATGGGGAGCACAGGCGAAGTTCCAGAGTTCAAGGTCCTGCTTTGGGACATTCGGAAGACTCTGCAGAGAAGAGCTCTTTGGAACTGTCATCAGGGAGTTCAGGGGAAGGTGAGGAGCTGGAGAGGCATGGAGACCTTACCCTTCTAATAAATTTCCGGAAGAGGAAAGCTGACTCCTCCAGCTTGTCAGTCTGCAGCAGTGATAGCTTAGACGAGTCAAAGTCCTTTAGTTCTGATGGAACATCTCCAGAGCTGTGCGACTTTGCTCCTGGAGAAGACATTGCTGTCTCATCTTCATCTAGAGATGAGAGTAAGACAGTCCCTCCGCTGACAGTGCGGCTTCACACTCGTAGCATGACCAAATGTGTAACTGAGGAAGGACACGCAGTTGCCGTGGGTGATGTGGTGTGGGGTAAGATCCACGGCTTCCCGTGGTGGCCTGCACGCATCCTCAGCATCAGCAGTAGTAGGAGGGAAGCAGGTGGTGAACCCAAGTCCTCGTGGCCTGAAGCCAAGGTGTCCTGGTTTGGCTCCCCTACCACCTCCCAACTCTCAGTCTCCAAACTCTCCCCGTTTCGTGAATTTTTTCGCTCCCGATTTAACCGCAAGAAGAAAGGGATGTATCGCAGGGCTATTGTTGAAGCAGCGAAGGCCGTGGGTCATATGACTCCAGAAATCACTTCTCTCATTTCTCACGGTGAAACGTAA